Proteins encoded in a region of the Rhizobium etli CFN 42 genome:
- a CDS encoding ABC transporter substrate-binding protein, with the protein MTREKDQSSPLSIGRRHFVGGAVALGALPVLTSGLLMPRDARAEAKRGGHLKLGLKGGATSDTLDPATYSASVLFVIGRLWGDTLVESDPKTGAPLPSLATSWTPSADASVWTFKIRNDVQFHDGGKMTVADIVATLKRHADKNSQSGALGLMASITGIEEKAGDLILTLSEGNADLPLLLTDYHLIIQPKGGLDKPAAAIGTGPYILKSFEPGVHATFEKNPKDWRSDRGFVDSIEILVINDNTARVAALASGQVHFVNNVDPKTVPMLQRAPTVEILRNAGKGFYCFLMHCDTAPFDNTDLRLALKYAIDRQAILDKVLGGYGVIGNDYPVNSNYALAPTDIEQRPYDPDKAAFHFKKAGLDRSIQLLTSDAAFPGAVDAAILFQQSARKAGITIDVKREPEDGYWTNVWNKQPFCASFWGGRPTQDSRYSTSYLSTAEWNDTRFKRPDFDKLVLQARSELDEAKRKVLYRQLALMVRDDGGLILPVFNDYIMASSKMLQGYVDDIGNDMSNGYIGSRVWLNA; encoded by the coding sequence ATGACACGTGAAAAGGATCAATCTTCGCCTCTGAGTATCGGCCGCCGTCACTTCGTTGGCGGTGCCGTCGCGCTGGGTGCTTTGCCAGTCCTCACCTCCGGCCTCTTGATGCCGCGCGATGCCCGCGCGGAAGCGAAGCGCGGTGGTCATCTGAAACTCGGTCTCAAGGGCGGGGCCACCAGTGATACGCTCGACCCCGCGACCTATAGCGCCTCGGTGTTGTTCGTGATTGGCCGTCTCTGGGGCGACACCCTTGTCGAATCCGACCCTAAGACCGGGGCGCCCTTGCCGTCGCTGGCGACTTCCTGGACGCCATCGGCGGACGCATCCGTCTGGACTTTCAAAATCAGGAACGACGTGCAGTTTCACGACGGCGGCAAGATGACCGTCGCGGACATCGTCGCGACACTGAAACGACACGCGGACAAGAATTCGCAGTCGGGCGCTCTGGGGCTCATGGCCTCGATCACCGGTATCGAAGAAAAAGCTGGCGACCTTATCCTCACACTTTCGGAAGGCAATGCGGACCTGCCTTTGCTTTTGACCGACTATCACCTGATCATCCAACCGAAGGGCGGCCTCGACAAGCCTGCGGCGGCCATCGGTACAGGTCCTTACATTCTGAAAAGCTTCGAACCGGGCGTTCACGCAACCTTCGAGAAAAACCCGAAGGATTGGCGCTCCGACCGCGGCTTTGTCGACAGTATCGAAATCCTCGTCATCAACGACAACACCGCCCGCGTTGCCGCACTTGCCTCCGGCCAAGTCCATTTCGTCAACAATGTCGACCCCAAGACAGTCCCGATGCTGCAGCGAGCACCGACCGTCGAAATCCTCCGGAATGCAGGCAAGGGCTTCTATTGTTTCCTAATGCATTGCGACACGGCTCCCTTCGACAACACCGATCTTCGGCTTGCGCTGAAATATGCCATCGATCGTCAGGCGATCCTCGACAAGGTTCTGGGCGGCTACGGAGTCATCGGCAACGACTATCCGGTCAATTCCAACTACGCCCTCGCCCCGACCGATATCGAGCAGCGCCCTTATGATCCAGACAAGGCCGCCTTCCACTTCAAGAAAGCGGGTCTCGACCGCTCCATTCAACTGCTCACGTCAGACGCAGCCTTTCCGGGCGCTGTGGATGCGGCGATCCTGTTCCAGCAAAGCGCGCGCAAGGCCGGCATCACGATCGACGTCAAGCGCGAACCGGAAGACGGCTACTGGACCAATGTCTGGAACAAACAGCCCTTCTGCGCCTCGTTCTGGGGCGGTCGTCCGACCCAGGATTCGCGCTATTCCACCTCTTACCTGTCGACCGCAGAATGGAACGACACGCGTTTCAAGCGCCCTGACTTCGACAAATTGGTTCTGCAAGCAAGGTCAGAACTCGATGAGGCCAAGCGCAAGGTGCTTTATCGGCAATTGGCCCTGATGGTGCGAGACGACGGCGGTCTGATCCTGCCCGTCTTCAACGACTACATCATGGCCTCTTCGAAAATGCTGCAGGGATATGTCGACGACATCGGCAACGATATGTCCAACGGCTACATCGGCAGCCGTGTGTGGCTTAATGCCTAA
- a CDS encoding CocE/NonD family hydrolase, translating into MSDRSFTTIENQWITLKDRTRLAARIWMPDGAEQNPVPAVFEFLPYRKRDGTSPRDESTYPVFAAAGIAGVRVDIRGSGESDGVIDGEYTERELADACELIAWIAAQPWSNGSVGMMGISWGGFNSLQVAALRPPALKAVISIASTVDRYNDDIHYKNGCHLSAQLSWAATMLGYQSRPPDPALVGERWKEMWLERLAGEPFFMEEWLAHQRRDDFWRHGSISEDFSSVEIPTLVIAGWADGYRNTPLMAVEGLGEKAKALIGPWVHKYPHFAWPKPRADFHGEAIAWWNKWLRGEDNGIDKLPQARAYILDAVRPAPRRDSDPGFWIARDVWTPPHMQCFYVEQFGRLTEGMPIPHAPEHPVYVRSPLDTGTASGEYFTLKPDAEMAIDQRLDDAGSLVFDTMPLADDCDYLGRPVLTLRLRPRAAHANLCGRLVDVHPDGTATRVAFGVVNLSHRDGNADPKPLIPGETVSIRLVLDACGYRFRKGHRIRLSLSTAYWPMILPPPEDEGMDIDIASLGLGLPVLGDHRRITVEAPANPDPLPRYIEHAAAATKRQIVRDLSANRTDYRIHEETGLYEHPKTGLSTRQLREEVWSISPDDPLSMTGVSTWTCDMHRPGWFVRTVARARIACTATDWIVSAVVTAFEDDVQIFEKIFAEKKIARDLM; encoded by the coding sequence ATGTCAGACCGCAGCTTCACAACCATCGAAAATCAGTGGATCACCTTGAAGGATCGGACGCGGCTGGCGGCACGCATCTGGATGCCCGACGGCGCTGAGCAGAATCCCGTTCCTGCAGTGTTCGAATTCCTGCCCTACCGCAAGCGGGACGGGACCAGCCCCAGGGATGAGTCGACCTATCCGGTGTTCGCCGCCGCCGGCATTGCCGGCGTGCGGGTCGATATCCGCGGATCGGGCGAATCCGACGGCGTCATCGACGGCGAATATACCGAGCGGGAGCTTGCCGATGCCTGCGAGCTGATCGCCTGGATTGCGGCGCAGCCCTGGTCGAACGGCTCCGTCGGCATGATGGGCATCTCCTGGGGCGGCTTCAACAGCCTGCAGGTCGCCGCATTGCGGCCGCCGGCGCTCAAAGCCGTCATCTCAATCGCCTCGACCGTCGACCGCTATAATGACGATATCCATTATAAGAACGGCTGCCATCTTTCCGCCCAGCTCTCATGGGCGGCGACGATGCTTGGCTACCAGTCACGCCCCCCTGATCCGGCACTTGTCGGCGAGCGCTGGAAGGAGATGTGGCTGGAGCGCCTGGCAGGCGAACCCTTTTTCATGGAGGAGTGGCTGGCCCATCAGCGGCGCGATGATTTCTGGCGTCACGGCTCGATCTCGGAGGACTTTTCGAGCGTCGAGATCCCGACGCTCGTGATTGCCGGTTGGGCGGATGGCTACCGCAATACGCCGTTGATGGCGGTCGAGGGTCTGGGCGAGAAGGCGAAGGCACTGATCGGTCCCTGGGTGCACAAATATCCGCACTTTGCCTGGCCGAAACCGCGCGCCGATTTCCACGGCGAAGCGATCGCCTGGTGGAACAAGTGGCTGCGGGGCGAGGACAATGGCATCGACAAACTGCCGCAGGCCCGCGCCTATATTCTCGACGCCGTCCGCCCGGCGCCGCGGCGCGACAGCGATCCTGGTTTTTGGATCGCGCGGGATGTCTGGACGCCGCCGCACATGCAATGTTTCTACGTCGAGCAATTCGGCAGGTTGACCGAAGGCATGCCGATCCCGCATGCGCCCGAGCATCCCGTCTATGTCAGGTCTCCTCTCGATACCGGCACGGCATCGGGTGAATATTTCACGCTGAAGCCCGACGCGGAAATGGCGATCGATCAACGGTTGGACGATGCCGGTTCGTTGGTCTTCGATACCATGCCGCTTGCCGATGATTGCGACTATCTCGGTCGGCCGGTGCTGACACTGCGGCTGCGGCCCCGGGCGGCGCATGCGAACCTCTGCGGCCGGCTCGTCGATGTTCATCCTGATGGCACGGCGACGCGGGTCGCCTTCGGCGTCGTCAATCTCAGCCATCGCGACGGCAACGCCGATCCGAAACCGCTGATCCCGGGCGAGACGGTGTCGATCCGACTGGTGCTCGATGCCTGCGGCTATCGCTTCCGCAAGGGGCATCGCATCCGCCTTTCGCTGTCCACCGCCTATTGGCCGATGATCCTGCCGCCACCTGAGGACGAAGGGATGGACATCGATATCGCCTCGCTCGGCTTGGGACTGCCGGTGCTCGGCGATCATCGCAGGATTACAGTCGAGGCGCCGGCCAATCCCGATCCCCTGCCGAGATATATCGAGCATGCGGCTGCCGCGACGAAACGGCAGATCGTCCGGGATCTCTCGGCAAACCGGACGGACTATCGCATCCACGAGGAGACCGGGCTTTACGAACATCCCAAGACGGGCCTGTCGACCCGGCAATTGCGCGAGGAAGTCTGGTCGATTTCGCCGGATGATCCGCTGTCGATGACCGGTGTGTCGACCTGGACCTGCGACATGCACCGTCCCGGCTGGTTCGTGCGGACGGTGGCAAGGGCGCGGATTGCCTGTACCGCAACCGATTGGATCGTCAGCGCCGTCGTCACGGCGTTCGAGGACGACGTACAGATCTTCGAAAAGATCTTCGCAGAAAAGAAGATTGCGCGCGAC